In Salisediminibacterium beveridgei, one DNA window encodes the following:
- the speE gene encoding polyamine aminopropyltransferase: MLPKSIMERDGELWYFVEEGDNASLNYRVRRILHEEQTPYQHLMVLDTYDFGPCLILDHILQTTSMDGFIYNEMIAHMPLALHPDPKDVLIIGGGDLGVANEVVKYDSVERVDMIEIDEAVVRAAQRFLPEVAGEGPLDPKIHVHYEDGVKYMANASRTYDVVIIDSSDPVGPAVELFSQPFYQNVHKRLNPDGIMSCQSLSPVFNMFYLQHIREVLDLFFPAVKTYHATIPTYNGGLYSFTIGMKKVPATLTGIKPHGENRYVTPEVLEASFVHPEYVRNDLKMRERT, encoded by the coding sequence ATGTTACCCAAAAGCATAATGGAACGAGACGGCGAACTGTGGTACTTCGTCGAAGAAGGCGACAATGCTTCATTAAACTACCGCGTCAGGCGGATCCTGCATGAAGAACAAACACCCTACCAACATCTGATGGTGCTCGATACATATGATTTTGGGCCCTGCCTTATCCTTGATCACATCCTGCAGACCACATCCATGGACGGATTCATTTACAATGAAATGATTGCACACATGCCACTTGCTCTTCATCCGGATCCGAAAGACGTCCTGATCATCGGCGGCGGTGACCTGGGTGTCGCCAATGAAGTCGTCAAATACGACTCCGTCGAACGGGTGGATATGATCGAAATTGACGAGGCCGTTGTTCGTGCTGCACAGCGCTTTTTGCCTGAAGTGGCCGGGGAAGGCCCTCTGGATCCAAAGATTCATGTCCACTATGAGGACGGAGTCAAGTATATGGCCAACGCCAGCCGCACATACGATGTGGTCATTATCGACTCGTCCGATCCGGTGGGCCCTGCGGTGGAACTGTTCTCACAGCCATTTTATCAGAACGTCCACAAACGCCTGAACCCGGACGGGATCATGAGCTGTCAGAGCCTCTCCCCGGTGTTTAACATGTTCTACCTGCAGCACATCCGCGAAGTGCTGGATCTGTTTTTCCCGGCGGTAAAGACGTATCACGCAACGATTCCGACCTATAACGGTGGCCTGTATTCCTTTACCATCGGCATGAAAAAAGTCCCGGCAACGCTCACCGGTATCAAACCGCATGGTGAGAACCGCTACGTGACCCCGGAAGTTCTTGAAGCGAGCTTTGTCCATCCTGAATATGTCAGAAATGATCTGAAAATGAGGGAGCGGACATGA
- a CDS encoding 3-hydroxybutyryl-CoA dehydrogenase, protein MSKKIEHVMVIGAGQMGAGIAQVAAMNGYTVTLHDTKMELAEKGIAGIKKRLERDVAKERLSESDLARFLRLIQPSDQIGNAEHADLIIEAAVENMAIKKNIFAQLDSFAPKHAVLATNTSSLPITELAAATSRPEKVIGMHFMNPVPVMKLVEVIRGLQTSDAAFKAVEAVAKAMKKTPVEVNDFPGFVSNRILMPMINEAIFTVYEGVSTPEDIDNVMKLGMNHPMGPLTLADFIGLDTCLYIMEVLHEGFGDDKYRPCPLLRKYVNAGWLGKKTGRGFYVYD, encoded by the coding sequence ATGTCAAAAAAAATTGAACATGTCATGGTCATCGGCGCAGGTCAAATGGGTGCAGGCATTGCCCAGGTGGCGGCGATGAACGGCTATACCGTAACGCTTCATGATACGAAAATGGAGCTGGCGGAAAAGGGCATCGCCGGCATCAAAAAACGACTGGAGCGGGATGTGGCGAAAGAGCGGCTCTCCGAATCGGACCTTGCCCGCTTTTTGCGGCTCATCCAGCCGTCGGACCAGATCGGGAATGCGGAACATGCCGATCTGATCATTGAAGCGGCAGTGGAAAATATGGCTATCAAGAAGAATATCTTTGCCCAGCTGGACAGCTTTGCACCAAAGCATGCGGTCCTCGCAACGAATACCTCATCGCTTCCGATTACGGAATTGGCCGCAGCCACAAGCCGGCCGGAAAAAGTCATCGGGATGCATTTCATGAACCCGGTTCCGGTGATGAAGCTCGTGGAAGTGATACGCGGTCTGCAAACTTCGGACGCGGCCTTTAAAGCCGTCGAGGCAGTCGCCAAAGCCATGAAGAAAACCCCGGTCGAGGTGAATGACTTTCCAGGCTTTGTCTCCAACCGCATTCTCATGCCAATGATCAATGAAGCGATTTTCACCGTGTATGAAGGGGTCTCGACCCCGGAAGACATCGACAATGTCATGAAACTCGGCATGAACCACCCGATGGGGCCACTGACATTGGCCGATTTTATCGGACTGGATACATGCCTCTATATTATGGAAGTACTGCACGAAGGATTTGGTGACGATAAATACCGCCCTTGTCCGCTCTTGCGAAAATACGTCAACGCCGGCTGGCTTGGAAAGAAAACGGGCCGCGGCTTTTACGTCTACGACTGA
- a CDS encoding acetyl-CoA C-acetyltransferase — protein sequence MTETVIVSGARTPFAKLGGALSSLSAAELGGFALKETIKRGGIDPHQIDHVLMGSVLQGGQGQLPSRQALHYAGIPWNAETETINKVCASGMRSVTLGDLLVKTGQYSTILAGGMESMSQAPYFMKGARFGFRMGDQAVQDMMVHDGLTCTFTGVHMGNYGNQVADELSVTRQAQDEWALRSHQLAGEAMENGRFAEEIAPVSVPQRKGEPSIVSLDEAPRKDTSLDRLKGLKPVFGRDGTITAGNAPGVNDGAAALLLMSKDTAKERGMEPLATIKGHTSLAVEPENFPKTPGLVIQKLLKETGKEISEIDLFEINEAFAAVSLASSKIAGLDDDKINVNGGAVALGHPIGASGTRIILTLATELKRRGGGTGIAAICSGGGQGDAILIEVE from the coding sequence GTGACAGAAACCGTTATTGTAAGCGGGGCACGAACACCATTTGCAAAACTCGGAGGCGCGTTATCTTCCCTGTCAGCAGCAGAATTGGGCGGCTTCGCCCTGAAAGAAACGATAAAACGCGGGGGCATCGACCCGCATCAGATTGATCATGTCCTGATGGGTTCCGTACTGCAAGGTGGGCAAGGTCAGCTTCCGTCCCGCCAGGCTCTTCACTATGCCGGCATTCCCTGGAATGCTGAAACCGAAACGATTAATAAGGTCTGTGCATCAGGGATGCGCAGTGTGACGTTGGGGGACCTGCTTGTGAAAACAGGTCAATACAGCACGATTCTCGCCGGCGGCATGGAATCCATGAGTCAGGCACCGTATTTTATGAAAGGCGCCCGCTTTGGTTTTCGCATGGGGGATCAGGCAGTGCAGGACATGATGGTGCACGATGGACTGACATGTACCTTCACGGGCGTGCATATGGGCAACTACGGCAATCAGGTGGCTGACGAACTGTCGGTTACCCGGCAAGCCCAGGACGAATGGGCGCTCAGAAGTCATCAGCTTGCAGGCGAAGCCATGGAGAACGGCCGGTTTGCCGAAGAAATTGCCCCGGTGAGCGTTCCGCAGCGAAAAGGTGAACCGTCGATTGTCTCTTTGGATGAAGCGCCGAGAAAAGACACCAGTCTCGATCGCCTCAAAGGCCTGAAGCCCGTTTTCGGTCGTGACGGTACAATCACTGCCGGGAACGCACCGGGGGTGAATGACGGTGCTGCGGCACTGCTTCTTATGTCGAAGGATACGGCAAAAGAGCGGGGGATGGAACCGTTGGCGACAATCAAAGGACATACGTCATTGGCAGTGGAACCTGAGAATTTCCCGAAAACGCCGGGACTCGTTATTCAAAAGCTCCTGAAAGAAACGGGGAAAGAGATCAGTGAGATCGATCTGTTTGAAATCAATGAGGCATTCGCGGCCGTGTCACTCGCCAGCAGTAAAATCGCCGGTCTCGATGATGACAAAATCAACGTCAACGGTGGAGCAGTGGCCCTTGGACACCCGATCGGTGCAAGCGGGACACGCATTATCCTCACCCTTGCCACCGAGCTGAAACGCCGGGGCGGCGGCACCGGGATCGCTGCGATTTGCAGCGGCGGCGGCCAAGGTGACGCGATCTTAATCGAAGTTGAGTAA
- a CDS encoding (Fe-S)-binding protein, with the protein MDPILINWIMFLLVTAYAVYLFSSLVKTRIEYIKLGHKPEFILTAKERWNAILTNVFGQEKLLKDKKSGIIHVMIFYGFLLVQFSAIDVIWKGLSPGGHLPLGPLYPFFTFFQEIVVVMILVAVLWAFHRRYVEKLVRLKRNFKAGLVLIFIGGLMFSKLFAKGFEIVWLNKELSMSQPIASGIASISGGLGETGAAAGFFIMWWLHLMFLLVFLVYIPQSKHAHLIAGPANVYLGPTHKRGQLESINFEHEDAEKFGKNQIEDFDQKQLLDLYACVECGRCTNMCPASGTGKMLSPQDLIIRMRDHLTEKGAAITTRSSWMPAFAFSNTRSNQLAAAGGDEEALAQLDFNPYDVNLIGDVITEEEIWACTTCRNCEDQCPVMNEHVDKIIDLRRYLVLTEGKMEPDAQRTIQNIEKQGNPWGINRKEREKWRDGRDDIDAPTIKEVKKREEEFEYLFFVGSMGSYDNRSIKVAQSFAKIMNEAGIKFAILGNKEKNSGDTPRRIGNEFLFQELAADNIAEFQKNDVKKIVTIDPHTYNSFKNEYPEFGLEAEVYHHTELIHQWIQEGKLKPTKSVDETIVYHDSCYLGRYNDNYDPPREILKAIPGVNLVEMERNRENGMCCGAGGGMMWMEEDTGTRVNVARTEQALETNASMIGSACPYCLTMMSDGTKSKEVDEDVSTMDVAEILERSLELSKPEPEPAEV; encoded by the coding sequence ATGGATCCGATTCTTATTAACTGGATCATGTTTCTTCTTGTAACCGCTTACGCTGTCTATCTTTTTTCATCCCTTGTCAAGACGCGTATCGAGTACATTAAACTGGGGCACAAGCCCGAATTTATTCTGACCGCGAAAGAACGGTGGAATGCGATTCTAACGAATGTATTTGGTCAGGAAAAACTGTTGAAAGACAAAAAGAGCGGGATCATTCACGTAATGATCTTCTATGGCTTTTTGCTTGTGCAGTTCAGTGCCATCGACGTGATTTGGAAAGGTCTCAGTCCTGGTGGGCACTTGCCGCTGGGACCGTTGTACCCGTTCTTCACCTTCTTCCAGGAAATCGTTGTGGTGATGATTCTTGTTGCCGTACTTTGGGCTTTTCACCGCCGGTACGTGGAGAAGCTTGTCCGCCTGAAGCGAAACTTCAAGGCGGGGCTTGTGCTGATTTTCATCGGCGGGCTCATGTTCTCCAAACTCTTTGCCAAAGGGTTTGAAATCGTCTGGCTTAACAAGGAACTGAGCATGTCCCAGCCGATTGCCTCGGGGATCGCGTCGATCTCAGGAGGACTCGGTGAAACAGGAGCGGCTGCCGGCTTTTTCATTATGTGGTGGCTTCACCTCATGTTCCTTCTTGTATTCCTGGTGTATATTCCGCAGTCCAAGCACGCCCACCTGATTGCAGGGCCTGCCAATGTATACCTCGGACCAACCCATAAGCGGGGGCAGCTGGAATCCATCAATTTTGAGCATGAAGATGCCGAGAAATTCGGGAAGAATCAGATTGAAGATTTCGATCAGAAGCAGCTCCTTGATCTTTATGCCTGTGTGGAATGCGGCCGCTGTACCAATATGTGTCCGGCGTCTGGCACCGGGAAGATGCTCTCGCCGCAGGATCTGATTATCAGGATGCGGGATCACCTGACGGAAAAAGGTGCAGCCATCACAACACGTTCCTCCTGGATGCCGGCATTCGCCTTCAGCAACACCCGCAGCAATCAGCTCGCTGCTGCAGGAGGGGATGAAGAGGCGCTTGCCCAACTGGATTTCAATCCGTATGACGTGAATCTCATCGGTGACGTTATCACTGAAGAAGAAATCTGGGCCTGTACGACGTGCCGAAACTGTGAAGATCAGTGTCCGGTCATGAATGAGCATGTGGATAAGATCATCGACTTGCGCCGTTATCTTGTGTTGACGGAAGGGAAGATGGAACCTGACGCGCAGCGCACAATCCAGAATATTGAGAAGCAAGGCAACCCGTGGGGCATAAACCGCAAAGAGCGCGAGAAATGGCGCGATGGGCGGGATGATATTGATGCACCTACCATTAAAGAAGTGAAGAAACGTGAGGAAGAATTTGAATACCTCTTTTTCGTCGGATCCATGGGCTCCTACGATAACAGAAGCATCAAGGTGGCCCAGTCGTTCGCCAAGATCATGAACGAAGCCGGGATCAAGTTCGCGATTCTCGGAAACAAAGAGAAAAATTCCGGTGACACACCGCGCCGCATCGGGAACGAATTCCTCTTCCAGGAACTCGCAGCGGATAACATTGCGGAGTTTCAGAAGAATGACGTGAAAAAGATCGTCACGATCGACCCGCACACGTACAATTCCTTTAAGAACGAGTACCCGGAATTCGGACTCGAAGCGGAAGTGTATCACCACACGGAACTGATCCATCAGTGGATCCAGGAAGGAAAACTGAAACCGACGAAATCGGTGGACGAAACCATCGTGTACCACGATTCCTGTTACCTCGGCCGCTATAACGACAACTACGATCCACCGCGGGAAATCCTCAAGGCGATCCCGGGCGTCAACCTCGTTGAGATGGAGCGAAACCGCGAAAACGGCATGTGCTGCGGTGCAGGCGGCGGCATGATGTGGATGGAAGAAGACACCGGTACCCGGGTGAACGTGGCCCGAACCGAACAGGCGCTGGAGACAAATGCCTCCATGATCGGCAGTGCCTGCCCGTATTGTCTGACGATGATGAGTGACGGGACGAAATCCAAGGAAGTCGATGAAGACGTGTCGACCATGGATGTGGCGGAGATTCTCGAGAGGTCTCTCGAGTTGTCAAAACCTGAACCGGAACCTGCCGAGGTGTAA
- a CDS encoding XapX domain-containing protein, producing MFQEVILALIAGAIVGFLFGVIKLPIPAPPALPGVMGIFGVYLGFKLFQYVSTTFFS from the coding sequence ATGTTTCAGGAAGTTATTCTGGCACTGATTGCCGGAGCGATCGTTGGCTTTTTATTTGGAGTGATTAAGTTGCCGATTCCTGCACCACCCGCCTTACCGGGCGTCATGGGAATCTTCGGCGTGTATCTTGGATTCAAACTGTTTCAGTATGTTTCGACAACCTTCTTCTCCTGA